In a genomic window of Quercus lobata isolate SW786 chromosome 4, ValleyOak3.0 Primary Assembly, whole genome shotgun sequence:
- the LOC115986620 gene encoding uncharacterized protein LOC115986620, translated as MGKTTIGSLLLLVGKDPSFAQLYIHDTKKEIHYRLSALPGQESQYDLDIAIVQILLKTLDENNILVKTFRMARDRFKDSDMHNVRLLLIGSQSSDGREQNIPTCSEVAAIIEAWRAADKAYDVAKVDERVNRAVAAANRAANASRVAAVKAVQKQMHHNSNNNVPIPIV; from the exons ATGGGCAAAACCACCATTGGATCGTTACTTCTACTTGTTGGAAAAGACCCATCTTTTGCACAGCTGTATATACACGACACAAAAAAAGAGATTCATTACAGACTAAGTGCTTTGCCTGGACAGGAATCACAATATGACCTTGACATTGCTATAGTTCAAATATTATTGAAGACGCTTGATGAGAACAACATCTTGGTTAAGACATTCCGTATGGCAAGGGATAGGTTCAAGGACTCTGATATGCACAATGTACGCTTGCTATTAATTGGATCGCAATCAAGTGATGGTAGGGAACAAAACATTCCTACTTGCTCTGAAGTTGCTGCTATAATT GAAGCTTGGCGAGCAGCAGACAAAGCCTATGATGTAGCCAAGGTGGATGAAAGGGTCAACAGGGCAGTTGCAGCAGCCAACAGGGCAGCTAATGCATCTAGAGTAGCGGCAGTTAAGGCTGTCCAAAAACAAATGCACCATAATAGTAACAACAATGTTCCAATTCCAATTGTGTGA